A genomic segment from Epinephelus fuscoguttatus linkage group LG17, E.fuscoguttatus.final_Chr_v1 encodes:
- the zbtb10 gene encoding zinc finger and BTB domain-containing protein 10 isoform X2, giving the protein MSGERNRRSLAFRGGGLAGLTGSSGIGGGNCNSWEAPACQDRHFNGNRPDQEEDRDLGAKGSSQKRVEGAGSVSDSTEPEAEEEEDPEEGSLAAGDGDDRVGSVEGEDGSREGSSLTEGNGPNDADGQESGSGATGCETGSRKSGVEMRPQTLLQKHSLFHASWLQEFPWLKFCQETGLMSCSWCHNIATKNSDELVKGSRNYKRALLLRHHLSSEHGRNDPTKQETMRPSDNASPSTNCSGEDYRNKPNENSYCYQLLQELDKQRKSGILCDVNIVVSGQVFRAHKNILVAGSRYFKTLYCLTKSEAQDQATVTHLDVAAVQGFSVILDFLYSGNLLLTSQNAIEVMSVASYLQMTEVVHSCRAFIKDALNISIKQEAPDSVVVDYNKRQMVSKEGQRGLDRKPSNFWATSILSKLSIKASNNQGKEAMEEDDEGVRVKEESSDIEVTVVGGEGCALVTPGASGNWPHHNDNSSDSAETNDTRSASGQVFVWNEPATGGAAAAPAAIKQEAPDAAAGSGRRKKQTTTRRFVYNFPPEPEEGFDEGMFIQPSASYPREDFSSLSENAGESSHLALNKLKCPHCNYIAKHRRTLKRHLIIHSGVRSFSCDICGKLFTRREHVKRHSLVHKKDKKYKCMVCKKIFMLAASVGIRHGSRRYGVCADCADSHQATQEGLEAMEGMEFPRDEDFEGEEGEFLEGEEPTDNDQSNWGEGNAGAAPEED; this is encoded by the exons ATGTCCGGTGAGAGAAACCGCAGGTCGCTGGCTTTCCGAGGAGGTGGATTAGCTGGGTTAACGGGTTCCAGCGGTATCGGTGGGGGGAACTGTAACAGCTGGGAGGCCCCGGCCTGTCAAGACCGACATTTTAACGGGAACAGGCCGGATCAAGAGGAGGACAGGGATCTGGGGGCTAAAGGATCATCGCAGAAGAGAGTGGAGGGCGCTGGGTCTGTCAGCGATAGCACGGAACCCGAGGCGGAGGAAGAAGAGGACCCGGAAGAGGGCAGCTTGGCAGCCGGGGACGGCGACGATCGTGTCGGCTCTGTGGAAGGGGAGGACGGGTCCAGAGAGGGGAGTAGCTTGACAGAGGGGAACGGTCCCAACGACGCCGACGGCCAGGAGTCGGGAAGTGGAGCGACCGGGTGCGAGACGGGATCCAGGAAATCTGGGGTAGAGATGAGACCGCAGACGTTgcttcagaaacactcattatTCCATGCTTCGTGGTTGCAAGAATTTCCATGGCTCAAATTTTGCCAGGAGACGGGACTCATGTCTTGTTCTTGGTGTCACAACATTGCCACTAAAAACAGCGACGAGCTTGTCAAAGGGAGTCGCAACTACAAACGGGCCTTGCTGCTGAGACATCACCTGTCTTCTGAACACGGGAGAAATGACCCCACCaaacag GAGACGATGAGGCCCTCAGACAACGCCAGCCCCTCCACTAACTGCTCAGGGGAAGACTACCGCAACAAGCCCAATGAGAACTCCTACTGTTACCAGCTTCTCCAGGAGCTGGACAAGCAACGCAAAAGTGGCATCCTCTGTGACGTCAACATAGTCGTCTCGGGCCAGGTGTTCCGCGCACACAAGAACATCCTGGTGGCGGGCAGTCGCTACTTCAAAACCCTCTACTGTTTGACCAAGAGCGAGGCCCAGGACCAGGCCACTGTCACACACCTGGATGTTGCCGCTGTGCAGGGCTTCTCCGTTATCCTCGACTTTCTCTACTCTGGGAATCTGCTGCTCACAAGCCAAAACGCCATTGAGGTGATGTCTGTTGCTAGTTACCTCCAGATGACAGAGGTTGTACATTCATGCAGGGCCTTTATAAAGGATGCCCTGAATATCAGCATCAAGCAGGAGGCTCCTGATTCAGTGGTGGTGGACTACAACAAGAGGCAGATGGTGTCcaaagagggacagagagggcTGGACCGGAAGCCGAGCAACTTCTGGGCCACAAGCATCCTGTCAAAGCTGTCGATCAAGGCCAGCAACAATCAAGGAAAGGAGGCAATGGAAGAAGACGACGAAGGTGTCAGGGTGAAGGAGGAGTCCAGCGATATAGAGGTGACAGTGGTCGGGGGTGAGGGCTGTGCCCTAGTGACCCCCGGAGCCTCCGGTAACTGGCCCCACCACAACGACAACTCGTCTGATTCAGCAGAGACCAATGACACACGGTCGGCGAGTGGCCAGGTATTCGTCTGGAACGAGCCAGCCACAGGTGGCGCTGCAGCAGCACCTGCAGCAATAAAGCAAGAAGCACCAGATGCTGCTGCAGGAAGCGGCCGGAGGAAAAAACAGACCACCACACGGCGTTTTGTGTACAACTTTCCACCAGAGCCTGAAGAGGGATTTGACGAGGGGATGTTCATCCAGCCCTCAGCCTCCTACCCCAGAGAGgacttctcctccctctccgaAAACGCTG GTGAGTCCTCACACCTAGCCCTCAATAAGCTCAAGTGCCCCCACTGTAACTACATCGCCAAGCACCGGCGCACGCTCAAGAGGCACCTGATCATCCACTCGGGCGTGCGCTCCTTCAgctgcgacatctgtggcaagCTGTTCACCCGCCGCGAGCACGTAAAGAGACATTCCCTG GTGCACAAGAAGGACAAAAAGTACAAGTGCATGGTGTGCAAGAAGATCTTCATGCTTGCAGCCAGCGTCGGTATCCGCCATGGCTCGCGGCGCTACGGCGTGTGTGCGGACTGCGCCGACTCGCACCAGGCCACTCAGGAGGGCCTGGAGGCCATGGAGGGCATGGAGTTTCCTCGCGACGAAGACTTCGAAGGCGAGGAGGGGGAGTTCCTGGAGGGGGAGGAGCCTACCGACAACGACCAATCAAATTGGGGCGAGGGCAACGCTGGTGCTGCCCCCGAAGAGGACTAA
- the zbtb10 gene encoding zinc finger and BTB domain-containing protein 10 isoform X1: protein MSGERNRRSLAFRGGGLAGLTGSSGIGGGNCNSWEAPACQDRHFNGNRPDQEEDRDLGAKGSSQKRVEGAGSVSDSTEPEAEEEEDPEEGSLAAGDGDDRVGSVEGEDGSREGSSLTEGNGPNDADGQESGSGATGCETGSRKSGVEMRPQTLLQKHSLFHASWLQEFPWLKFCQETGLMSCSWCHNIATKNSDELVKGSRNYKRALLLRHHLSSEHGRNDPTKQETMRPSDNASPSTNCSGEDYRNKPNENSYCYQLLQELDKQRKSGILCDVNIVVSGQVFRAHKNILVAGSRYFKTLYCLTKSEAQDQATVTHLDVAAVQGFSVILDFLYSGNLLLTSQNAIEVMSVASYLQMTEVVHSCRAFIKDALNISIKQEAPDSVVVDYNKRQMVSKEGQRGLDRKPSNFWATSILSKLSIKASNNQGKEAMEEDDEGVRVKEESSDIEVTVVGGEGCALVTPGASGNWPHHNDNSSDSAETNDTRSASGQVFVWNEPATGGAAAAPAAIKQEAPDAAAGSGRRKKQTTTRRFVYNFPPEPEEGFDEGMFIQPSASYPREDFSSLSENAELANQIQYSIIQDLQQGESWENGESSHLALNKLKCPHCNYIAKHRRTLKRHLIIHSGVRSFSCDICGKLFTRREHVKRHSLVHKKDKKYKCMVCKKIFMLAASVGIRHGSRRYGVCADCADSHQATQEGLEAMEGMEFPRDEDFEGEEGEFLEGEEPTDNDQSNWGEGNAGAAPEED, encoded by the exons ATGTCCGGTGAGAGAAACCGCAGGTCGCTGGCTTTCCGAGGAGGTGGATTAGCTGGGTTAACGGGTTCCAGCGGTATCGGTGGGGGGAACTGTAACAGCTGGGAGGCCCCGGCCTGTCAAGACCGACATTTTAACGGGAACAGGCCGGATCAAGAGGAGGACAGGGATCTGGGGGCTAAAGGATCATCGCAGAAGAGAGTGGAGGGCGCTGGGTCTGTCAGCGATAGCACGGAACCCGAGGCGGAGGAAGAAGAGGACCCGGAAGAGGGCAGCTTGGCAGCCGGGGACGGCGACGATCGTGTCGGCTCTGTGGAAGGGGAGGACGGGTCCAGAGAGGGGAGTAGCTTGACAGAGGGGAACGGTCCCAACGACGCCGACGGCCAGGAGTCGGGAAGTGGAGCGACCGGGTGCGAGACGGGATCCAGGAAATCTGGGGTAGAGATGAGACCGCAGACGTTgcttcagaaacactcattatTCCATGCTTCGTGGTTGCAAGAATTTCCATGGCTCAAATTTTGCCAGGAGACGGGACTCATGTCTTGTTCTTGGTGTCACAACATTGCCACTAAAAACAGCGACGAGCTTGTCAAAGGGAGTCGCAACTACAAACGGGCCTTGCTGCTGAGACATCACCTGTCTTCTGAACACGGGAGAAATGACCCCACCaaacag GAGACGATGAGGCCCTCAGACAACGCCAGCCCCTCCACTAACTGCTCAGGGGAAGACTACCGCAACAAGCCCAATGAGAACTCCTACTGTTACCAGCTTCTCCAGGAGCTGGACAAGCAACGCAAAAGTGGCATCCTCTGTGACGTCAACATAGTCGTCTCGGGCCAGGTGTTCCGCGCACACAAGAACATCCTGGTGGCGGGCAGTCGCTACTTCAAAACCCTCTACTGTTTGACCAAGAGCGAGGCCCAGGACCAGGCCACTGTCACACACCTGGATGTTGCCGCTGTGCAGGGCTTCTCCGTTATCCTCGACTTTCTCTACTCTGGGAATCTGCTGCTCACAAGCCAAAACGCCATTGAGGTGATGTCTGTTGCTAGTTACCTCCAGATGACAGAGGTTGTACATTCATGCAGGGCCTTTATAAAGGATGCCCTGAATATCAGCATCAAGCAGGAGGCTCCTGATTCAGTGGTGGTGGACTACAACAAGAGGCAGATGGTGTCcaaagagggacagagagggcTGGACCGGAAGCCGAGCAACTTCTGGGCCACAAGCATCCTGTCAAAGCTGTCGATCAAGGCCAGCAACAATCAAGGAAAGGAGGCAATGGAAGAAGACGACGAAGGTGTCAGGGTGAAGGAGGAGTCCAGCGATATAGAGGTGACAGTGGTCGGGGGTGAGGGCTGTGCCCTAGTGACCCCCGGAGCCTCCGGTAACTGGCCCCACCACAACGACAACTCGTCTGATTCAGCAGAGACCAATGACACACGGTCGGCGAGTGGCCAGGTATTCGTCTGGAACGAGCCAGCCACAGGTGGCGCTGCAGCAGCACCTGCAGCAATAAAGCAAGAAGCACCAGATGCTGCTGCAGGAAGCGGCCGGAGGAAAAAACAGACCACCACACGGCGTTTTGTGTACAACTTTCCACCAGAGCCTGAAGAGGGATTTGACGAGGGGATGTTCATCCAGCCCTCAGCCTCCTACCCCAGAGAGgacttctcctccctctccgaAAACGCTG AGCTGGCCAATCAGATCCAGTATAGCATCATCCAGGACTTACAGCAAGGGGAGTCCTGGGAGAATG GTGAGTCCTCACACCTAGCCCTCAATAAGCTCAAGTGCCCCCACTGTAACTACATCGCCAAGCACCGGCGCACGCTCAAGAGGCACCTGATCATCCACTCGGGCGTGCGCTCCTTCAgctgcgacatctgtggcaagCTGTTCACCCGCCGCGAGCACGTAAAGAGACATTCCCTG GTGCACAAGAAGGACAAAAAGTACAAGTGCATGGTGTGCAAGAAGATCTTCATGCTTGCAGCCAGCGTCGGTATCCGCCATGGCTCGCGGCGCTACGGCGTGTGTGCGGACTGCGCCGACTCGCACCAGGCCACTCAGGAGGGCCTGGAGGCCATGGAGGGCATGGAGTTTCCTCGCGACGAAGACTTCGAAGGCGAGGAGGGGGAGTTCCTGGAGGGGGAGGAGCCTACCGACAACGACCAATCAAATTGGGGCGAGGGCAACGCTGGTGCTGCCCCCGAAGAGGACTAA